The genome window GGTTGTTATTCTGTCTCTGCGCAGATTGGTTCGTACCACCGTTATTCTGATACGTCTTCCTGAATTTATTGACGCCCTGCCACTTGTCGTAAAAGACGAATTTATCGCAGGCATTGACAAGATAATCGGCGCTTGTACCGCTGATGCCCATGCCGACCACGGTCTTGCCGTGCGCACGCAGGCGGTGCACCAATTCGGTGAAATCGCCGTCTCCGGAGACAAGCAGGACATGCGTAAATGCAGTCTTCTCGCCGTAAAATAATTCCAGCGCATCGATCACAATGCGGATGTCCGCCGCGTTCTTGCCGCGTTTGCTGTTGACATGGATCAACTCCACGCCAAGGCTGAGCAGCTGGCGTTGTTTGCTGGCGGCTTCCGCCCAATCCGCATAGGCACGGCGCAAAACCACGCGACCCATTTGACCCGCATATTGGAAAATGCGGCTCCAATCCACATCGGCGGCCTTGCCAAAGGCTTCCTCCACACTTATTTCGATGTTGTCATAATCAATGAAAACGGCTACCTGTGTATCCTGTCCCATGCGGAACTCCAAATTTTTCCAAAGTATAGCACGACTCTACAAAAAAAGTCCTCAAACACAAAATGATGAGATCCAGAGCTTTTCCTTCGTGTTTAATGCCCGTCTCATGGGCGCAAAATTCTGTGGCAAAATAGAGCCATGGCCTTTCCACTGACCACCCTCAGCCAGTCCTCCCTGCAGGATTACAACGACTGCCCGCGCAGGTTCGAACTTCGCTATCTCCAGGAGCTTTCCTATCCCGCCATCGAAACCGAGCCTGCACTGGAAAATGAAAAACATCAAACAGAGGGTGAATATTTTCACCGCCTCGTGCAGCAATATTTCGTCGGCATTACCGCGGAACAAATTTCAAAACTGGCCAACACGGACAACCTGCAAAGATGGTGGCAGA of Anaerolineales bacterium contains these proteins:
- a CDS encoding NYN domain-containing protein, with protein sequence MGQDTQVAVFIDYDNIEISVEEAFGKAADVDWSRIFQYAGQMGRVVLRRAYADWAEAASKQRQLLSLGVELIHVNSKRGKNAADIRIVIDALELFYGEKTAFTHVLLVSGDGDFTELVHRLRAHGKTVVGMGISGTSADYLVNACDKFVFYDKWQGVNKFRKTYQNNGGTNQSAQRQNNNPPASKLNNNQPARSSAPISPGKKLERYLNILASNKIRMVPTVHRPLIIYKIYEIVKANPDFTFNQLKEFAEAFFLNATPKIEPQLVLDTAHELFHTFCFEFDTDTGERIWNRRMWLPEDVTSAADLLNKCDQNLLRMIVNDLGASEKLDAEIAAQILYGGVRNPKVLDHIQDLLTTESQV